A single window of uncultured Methanospirillum sp. DNA harbors:
- a CDS encoding arsenate reductase ArsC: protein MKQNVLFICTHNSARSQMAEGYLNATYGDQYQGLSAGTEVTRVHPLAIRAMEEIGIDITHHRSKALIEFFDLDIDLVVTVCDSANAACPMFPGAKQMVHVSFPDPSGATGNEEEQMKIFRQVRDEIITWIDANLKK from the coding sequence AAAACGTGCTCTTTATCTGTACTCACAATTCAGCCCGGTCCCAGATGGCAGAAGGGTATCTCAATGCAACGTATGGCGATCAATATCAAGGCCTGAGTGCCGGAACCGAGGTAACCCGGGTCCATCCCCTCGCTATCAGGGCGATGGAAGAGATCGGGATCGATATCACTCATCACCGGTCAAAGGCACTGATCGAGTTCTTTGACCTGGATATCGATCTTGTAGTGACTGTCTGTGATAGTGCCAATGCTGCCTGTCCGATGTTCCCTGGAGCAAAGCAGATGGTCCATGTCAGTTTCCCGGACCCGTCAGGTGCGACCGGGAATGAAGAAGAGCAGATGAAGATCTTCAGGCAGGTAAGGGATGAGATCATCACCTGGATTGATGCAAATCTTAAAAAATAA
- a CDS encoding aromatic aminobenezylarsenical efflux permease ArsG family transporter, with protein sequence MTDLMSFMEAMGTSDIPLVAAFFIGLMMAISPCPMATNVTAIAYVSRKIGDSRYTILVGLLYSLGRMFVYVAIAALIVLCGLNVQSIALFLQEYGDLLLGPILLVCGILMLEIIPLSFGFEHAGLQELKERMSQKLSDQGLLGSFLLGILFALSFCPFSAVLFFGMLVPLALSTQDPIGVPLAFGFATGLPVILFSVLLVTGVKRCSNFLGKVQAAEVWFRRIVAVIFILIGLYFTALLFMG encoded by the coding sequence GTGACGGACCTGATGAGTTTCATGGAGGCGATGGGGACCAGTGATATTCCTCTCGTCGCTGCGTTCTTTATCGGTCTGATGATGGCGATCAGCCCCTGCCCGATGGCAACCAATGTGACCGCTATTGCGTATGTCTCCCGCAAGATCGGGGACAGCAGGTACACAATCCTCGTCGGGCTGCTCTACAGCCTTGGGCGGATGTTTGTGTATGTCGCCATCGCCGCTCTCATTGTTCTCTGCGGATTGAATGTTCAGTCAATCGCCTTGTTCCTGCAGGAGTATGGCGATCTGCTCCTCGGTCCGATCCTCCTCGTCTGCGGTATCCTCATGCTTGAGATCATCCCGCTCTCCTTCGGGTTCGAACATGCCGGGCTACAGGAGCTCAAGGAACGGATGAGCCAGAAGTTGTCAGATCAGGGGCTGCTCGGGAGTTTTCTCCTGGGTATCCTCTTTGCCCTGAGTTTCTGTCCGTTCAGTGCGGTTCTTTTCTTCGGGATGCTCGTTCCCTTGGCTCTGAGTACCCAGGATCCGATCGGAGTTCCCCTGGCGTTTGGCTTTGCAACAGGTCTGCCCGTGATCCTCTTCTCGGTGCTCCTCGTCACCGGGGTAAAACGGTGCAGTAATTTTTTGGGAAAGGTGCAGGCTGCCGAGGTCTGGTTCAGAAGAATCGTAGCGGTGATATTCATTTTGATAGGTCTGTATTTCACCGCGTTGCTGTTTATGGGATAA
- a CDS encoding nitrophenyl compound nitroreductase subunit ArsF family protein, with protein sequence MEHNQIRFSLMLLIIAVFIGVMLSAGCTSPAGKTAGAGVMSPVEKVEVYHFHPTNGCRSCTIVGDYAEETVNTFFPNELKNKKIVFDHINYQEPKSADLVERYGVTGSSLMIGVYNKTAFNRESNHKVWYMTGNKTQYMNYLKGVIDLRLAGDLS encoded by the coding sequence ATGGAACACAATCAAATCAGATTCTCTCTTATGCTGTTGATCATCGCAGTTTTCATCGGTGTCATGCTCTCTGCCGGCTGTACGTCGCCTGCCGGAAAAACTGCCGGTGCGGGTGTGATGTCACCGGTAGAGAAGGTAGAGGTATACCATTTCCACCCGACAAACGGGTGCCGGAGTTGCACGATAGTTGGTGACTACGCAGAAGAGACAGTGAATACCTTCTTCCCAAACGAACTAAAAAACAAGAAGATCGTCTTTGACCACATCAATTACCAGGAACCCAAGAGTGCCGATCTGGTAGAACGGTATGGAGTAACCGGCTCCTCCCTGATGATCGGAGTGTATAACAAGACTGCTTTCAACCGGGAGAGTAATCACAAGGTCTGGTATATGACCGGGAACAAGACTCAGTACATGAATTATCTGAAAGGGGTAATCGATCTACGTCTGGCGGGTGATCTCTCGTGA
- a CDS encoding cytochrome c biogenesis CcdA family protein has product MSSAVSRFIPILLICSLAVLISSASAEVFVKNGSSIPDGTPADLLIQDILASDEPVSTAFFYNTHCGICHEALEYLKGLAEIHPEIYPASYDLFNNTTNGKLFDEAKLAYNQKYISYPVIFIGPVVLEGYDAISTYYEPLALAVQKNKKSPIDTFLSGISGVTYGGSFEIGLPLILGAGLLDGINPCAFAVLVFLLTYLLSLNNRRRVLLTGLVYTAAVFIFYFLSGVGIFTVVQTTGLVSGFSLVAGIIALIFAIIMIKDAILPGRGLSLAIPESRKETINHFVEKSSIPAAFILGILVGMFELPCTGGIYLSIISMISLKTNLVGGLWYLFIYNIAFVFPLLVIIGLIYWGIPPERVNEWRIDQRRSLRLIIGLIMLVFAIMILREVLL; this is encoded by the coding sequence ATGTCATCGGCTGTATCACGATTCATACCCATTCTTCTCATCTGCAGCCTTGCGGTGCTCATATCATCTGCCAGTGCAGAGGTCTTTGTAAAGAATGGATCTTCCATTCCGGATGGAACACCTGCTGACCTGCTCATCCAGGATATCCTGGCATCTGATGAACCAGTCTCCACGGCATTCTTCTATAATACCCATTGTGGTATCTGCCATGAAGCCCTTGAGTATCTGAAAGGACTCGCTGAGATTCATCCGGAGATCTACCCGGCCAGTTACGATCTCTTCAATAACACAACAAACGGCAAGCTGTTTGATGAGGCGAAACTGGCGTACAATCAGAAGTATATCTCCTATCCGGTCATCTTCATTGGGCCGGTGGTGCTCGAAGGATATGATGCTATCTCCACCTATTACGAGCCACTGGCCCTTGCAGTGCAGAAGAACAAAAAAAGTCCCATTGATACCTTCCTCTCCGGTATCTCCGGAGTTACATATGGTGGTTCATTTGAGATCGGTCTTCCGCTCATTCTCGGGGCAGGGCTGCTGGACGGTATCAATCCCTGTGCCTTTGCGGTTCTGGTCTTTCTCCTGACTTATCTGCTCTCCCTCAATAACCGGCGACGGGTTCTTCTGACCGGATTGGTTTATACGGCAGCAGTCTTCATCTTTTATTTCCTCTCCGGGGTCGGCATCTTCACGGTGGTCCAGACCACCGGCCTGGTGAGTGGATTCTCTCTGGTAGCCGGGATCATCGCCCTGATATTTGCGATCATCATGATCAAGGATGCGATTCTTCCCGGGAGAGGGTTGAGTCTTGCAATACCTGAATCACGGAAAGAGACGATCAACCACTTCGTTGAGAAATCATCGATACCCGCTGCATTCATTCTCGGAATCCTGGTAGGGATGTTTGAACTCCCCTGCACAGGAGGAATTTATCTCTCGATCATCTCGATGATATCACTGAAAACAAACCTTGTCGGAGGGCTGTGGTATCTGTTCATCTATAACATTGCCTTTGTATTTCCTCTTCTGGTTATCATCGGTCTCATCTACTGGGGTATCCCTCCCGAGCGGGTGAACGAGTGGCGGATTGATCAGAGAAGATCTCTTCGTCTGATTATTGGTCTGATTATGCTGGTCTTTGCGATTATGATCTTACGTGAGGTTCTGCTATAA
- a CDS encoding nitrophenyl compound nitroreductase subunit ArsF family protein, whose translation MNQQSIKKIAGRGIAVSMLMCIVCFGLLISGATAAETNSTTPGVQQVEVYHFHPTNGCITCTTIGNYAEELIKKSYPSELENKKIVFDHINYQDPKNADLVKKFGATGSSLMIGVTDVSGFHKEENVKVWYIVGDKGKFDTYLKDLLDKRLAGSFEE comes from the coding sequence ATGAATCAGCAATCAATAAAAAAAATAGCAGGAAGGGGTATTGCCGTATCTATGCTCATGTGCATCGTCTGTTTCGGACTTCTCATCTCCGGAGCCACTGCTGCAGAAACAAATAGCACTACCCCTGGCGTTCAGCAGGTTGAAGTGTATCACTTTCACCCGACAAACGGATGCATAACCTGTACTACCATCGGGAACTATGCAGAAGAGTTGATAAAAAAATCCTATCCTTCTGAACTTGAAAACAAGAAGATCGTCTTTGACCACATCAATTACCAGGATCCCAAGAATGCCGATCTGGTCAAGAAGTTCGGAGCAACAGGCTCTTCACTGATGATAGGGGTGACCGATGTATCCGGGTTCCACAAGGAAGAGAACGTCAAGGTATGGTATATTGTCGGGGACAAAGGGAAATTCGATACCTATCTGAAGGATCTCCTCGACAAGAGACTTGCCGGATCCTTTGAGGAATAA
- a CDS encoding metalloregulator ArsR/SmtB family transcription factor, with protein MGLPEPIEDTLCQIGGVEGLKQYLPPDEELIRKKNVFSALSDPIRLQILYLLNVQPLCVCVIKEVIDIADSKLSYHLKTLTTAGLIDKESDGIYLIYSITQTGKRCIQIWL; from the coding sequence ATGGGATTACCTGAACCGATTGAGGACACCTTATGTCAGATCGGGGGAGTAGAGGGTCTTAAGCAATATCTTCCTCCTGATGAAGAACTTATTCGAAAGAAGAATGTTTTTTCTGCACTTTCAGATCCCATCAGGCTCCAGATACTCTATCTTCTCAATGTTCAGCCACTCTGTGTCTGTGTGATCAAAGAGGTGATCGATATCGCAGATTCAAAATTATCCTATCACCTCAAGACGCTCACCACAGCCGGATTGATAGACAAAGAATCTGACGGCATTTATCTGATATACTCTATAACCCAGACCGGAAAGCGGTGTATTCAGATCTGGCTGTAA
- a CDS encoding DUF2703 domain-containing protein has translation MTKELYVEWLHLGADVTHTCVRCSATGTTVAAVIKDVEPELTERGIQIVYTETVLPSEQLPESNKVLINGKPLEEYLTNARVVQTCCESCACIVEQESAECRAIQTPDELYESLPADLIRRVLMIAADQMDERTGSSNGCCG, from the coding sequence ATGACAAAAGAATTGTATGTTGAATGGCTGCATCTCGGTGCAGACGTAACCCATACCTGTGTGCGATGCTCTGCAACCGGTACAACCGTAGCAGCGGTGATCAAGGATGTGGAACCTGAACTGACTGAGAGAGGGATTCAGATTGTATATACTGAAACGGTGCTCCCGTCCGAACAACTCCCTGAGTCTAACAAAGTGCTGATCAATGGAAAACCATTGGAAGAGTACCTGACAAATGCCAGGGTGGTTCAGACATGCTGTGAGTCCTGTGCCTGTATCGTCGAGCAGGAGTCTGCTGAATGTCGCGCAATCCAGACTCCGGATGAACTCTATGAATCACTTCCCGCAGATCTGATCCGGCGGGTACTGATGATCGCAGCAGATCAGATGGACGAGCGAACAGGATCATCAAACGGGTGTTGTGGATAG
- a CDS encoding permease, with protein MVFEIVQTAADWIVYTLLGLSPESQIGSALNFFLYDTVKIFILLLVIVFVVTFLRSFFSPEKTKAWLAERKGSTFIGHILAALLGIITPFCSCSAVPLFIGFVEAGIPLGVTFTYLIAAPMVNEVALVMLYGLFGWQIALTYIVSGEVIAIVAGLVIGRLKLERFVEEYVYQVKVKSNRMAMHTPTYTERIQESWIETLEIIKKIWLYVVIGIGIGALMHGWVPAGALAAYAGKDNPFAVIVAVIIGIPLYSNAAGVIPLVSELTRAGVAMGTALAFMMAVTALSIPEMILLRKVLKPRLLAIFIGVVGSGIILTGYLFNWLMG; from the coding sequence ATGGTCTTTGAAATTGTTCAAACCGCTGCAGACTGGATCGTCTATACGCTTCTCGGTCTTAGTCCGGAGAGTCAGATAGGGAGTGCTCTGAACTTCTTCCTCTATGATACGGTGAAGATATTCATCCTCCTGCTTGTGATCGTCTTTGTGGTCACCTTTCTCAGGTCGTTCTTCTCGCCTGAGAAGACAAAAGCCTGGCTTGCGGAGCGGAAAGGATCCACCTTTATCGGTCATATCCTGGCTGCACTGCTCGGGATCATCACCCCGTTCTGTTCCTGCTCTGCAGTCCCGCTCTTCATCGGTTTTGTAGAAGCCGGCATTCCGCTCGGGGTTACGTTCACCTACCTGATCGCCGCACCGATGGTGAACGAGGTCGCCCTGGTAATGCTCTATGGCCTCTTTGGCTGGCAGATCGCTCTCACCTACATTGTATCTGGTGAAGTGATCGCGATCGTTGCCGGGCTGGTCATTGGCAGACTGAAACTTGAACGGTTTGTTGAAGAATACGTCTACCAGGTCAAAGTCAAATCCAACCGGATGGCGATGCATACACCGACATACACAGAACGAATCCAGGAATCCTGGATTGAAACGCTTGAGATCATCAAGAAGATCTGGCTCTATGTTGTGATCGGTATCGGAATTGGTGCCCTGATGCATGGCTGGGTTCCTGCCGGAGCACTTGCTGCGTATGCAGGGAAGGATAACCCGTTCGCAGTGATTGTTGCAGTCATCATCGGTATTCCCCTGTACAGCAATGCAGCCGGAGTCATTCCGCTGGTGTCAGAACTGACCCGTGCCGGGGTCGCGATGGGAACCGCTCTCGCTTTCATGATGGCCGTGACCGCTCTCTCCATCCCTGAGATGATTCTGCTCAGAAAAGTTCTCAAACCCCGGCTTCTTGCCATTTTTATCGGAGTGGTTGGTTCGGGAATTATCCTTACCGGGTATCTCTTCAACTGGCTGATGGGATAG
- a CDS encoding thioredoxin family protein, which produces MMKLEILGSGCTKCKRMYDNVNEAVKKADLQAEVIKVEDLSEIVSRGILMTPSLFVDGEEVVAGRVPTVNEIIEILKGA; this is translated from the coding sequence ATGATGAAACTCGAAATTTTAGGCTCCGGATGTACGAAATGCAAACGAATGTATGACAACGTGAATGAGGCAGTGAAGAAGGCAGATCTTCAGGCCGAGGTCATCAAAGTTGAAGATCTGAGTGAGATCGTCAGTCGTGGTATTCTGATGACCCCTTCCCTGTTTGTAGACGGGGAAGAGGTTGTGGCTGGCCGGGTTCCAACCGTGAATGAGATCATCGAGATCCTCAAGGGGGCATAA
- a CDS encoding putative zinc-binding protein, giving the protein MAEQAPCSCGGGDKSRIIFPCCGQANTGQISNAAAIQLDEESYGGYACTALLASSEALAKRANEVDEVVAIDGCGMHCAKKIAEAAGVPVHQHLVITDLGVEKKSGDRSFTPDQVEVIASTAWKGEGKLQESGKGKKPSDGSSGCGCGGKCC; this is encoded by the coding sequence ATGGCAGAGCAGGCACCCTGTTCCTGTGGCGGCGGGGACAAATCACGGATCATCTTCCCCTGCTGCGGGCAGGCGAACACCGGACAGATCTCGAACGCCGCTGCGATCCAGCTTGATGAGGAATCGTACGGGGGATATGCCTGCACCGCTCTGCTTGCATCATCTGAAGCCCTTGCAAAACGTGCCAACGAGGTCGATGAGGTTGTTGCGATCGACGGGTGCGGGATGCATTGTGCAAAGAAGATCGCCGAGGCGGCAGGAGTCCCGGTTCACCAGCACCTGGTGATCACCGATCTCGGTGTTGAAAAGAAGAGTGGTGACCGGTCATTCACCCCTGACCAGGTCGAGGTGATTGCCTCAACTGCCTGGAAAGGTGAAGGAAAACTCCAGGAGTCAGGGAAAGGAAAGAAACCTTCAGACGGATCAAGCGGGTGCGGTTGCGGCGGGAAGTGCTGCTAA
- a CDS encoding putative zinc-binding protein, whose translation MHDDDGITLITCSGISNTGKLTAKTGEHLMRNCPGMIEHCISCRVDPDRLCDALSQAERIVVLDGCSDWCGRKKVKEHGFDPDIHLIATECGIVKNGMEDPRFDEIEHLTAIVREQLR comes from the coding sequence ATGCATGATGATGACGGGATAACCCTGATCACCTGCTCCGGGATATCTAATACGGGTAAACTCACCGCGAAGACCGGAGAGCATCTGATGAGGAATTGTCCGGGTATGATTGAGCATTGTATCTCCTGCCGGGTGGATCCGGACCGGCTCTGTGATGCTCTTTCTCAGGCAGAAAGGATCGTTGTTCTTGATGGATGTTCTGACTGGTGCGGGAGAAAGAAGGTGAAGGAGCATGGGTTTGATCCTGATATTCATCTGATCGCAACCGAGTGCGGTATCGTTAAAAACGGGATGGAAGATCCCCGGTTTGACGAGATTGAGCATCTGACCGCGATTGTCCGGGAACAACTCCGGTGA
- a CDS encoding nitrophenyl compound nitroreductase subunit ArsF family protein, translating to MNDKKRYNGMALPLLILAITTVLLILSGGCGCNKSCILGNQSFPEPGQSAPVFFSSDAIEVYHFHPAQQCYSCQVLGQLAEETVNSSFARELADGRLIFVHINAELPENAELVSRYGVTSSSLMIGYTNETGFHAENQIGLWYTLGDKEGFMNDLRSAVYERLGRNQR from the coding sequence ATGAACGATAAAAAACGATATAACGGAATGGCTCTCCCGCTCCTCATTCTTGCAATCACCACCGTGCTTCTCATTCTGTCGGGCGGTTGTGGGTGCAATAAAAGTTGTATCCTGGGAAACCAGTCATTCCCTGAACCGGGACAATCGGCTCCGGTTTTCTTTTCGTCAGATGCAATCGAGGTGTATCATTTCCATCCTGCCCAGCAGTGTTACTCATGCCAGGTCCTTGGCCAGCTTGCAGAAGAGACCGTGAACTCCTCATTCGCCCGTGAGCTGGCAGATGGGAGACTAATCTTTGTACATATCAACGCAGAACTGCCTGAGAATGCAGAACTGGTATCCCGGTACGGAGTGACTTCGTCGTCACTGATGATCGGGTACACCAATGAGACCGGTTTTCACGCAGAGAATCAGATCGGACTCTGGTATACGCTGGGAGATAAAGAGGGGTTTATGAATGATCTCCGGAGTGCAGTGTATGAACGACTGGGCAGAAACCAGAGATAG
- a CDS encoding AAA family ATPase, with protein MNNDTNLKDEIQTLCAGFNTHFIERDEEILGAVLAILSNENILYLGPPGTAKTYLAQSICRSIRGADFFYYLLTRFTTPEEIFGPLSIKSLENDEFRRKTDGCLPASHIAFLDEIFKANSSILNSLLTILNERQFHNGTEVIDTPLLTVFGASNELPEEDESLEALYDRFLFRYDVRYIQNEENVKTLLFMSGPDFSPLTTLTTEKIAWIREQSRSVQIPGEVQDIILSLKRHLEQRDSEEGDGFWVSDRRWKKITGVLRVAAAANGNGSIDRTMLLLLQHLLWDLPEQKEEIRNLIIDHLVTGGTDTEHLEAGILHLQQMLTKGDAFVEDVSLPVPVFAHDSDGNNQKIVSYADLVAASKDEKWFYFTVELSFSTGYPFTQIMDILQKEYQFSPKKSPNPDRKAVCEAEYVYLMEQFQRYLTAVREGAVLLKQNLEANIWLTRSDIDEVISVQQNRLARVHLFEEKMDTLTHAIRS; from the coding sequence ATGAATAATGACACCAATTTGAAAGACGAGATCCAGACACTCTGTGCCGGATTTAACACACATTTCATCGAGCGTGACGAGGAGATTCTCGGTGCCGTTCTAGCGATTCTCTCTAATGAGAATATCCTCTATCTCGGTCCGCCAGGAACCGCAAAAACATATCTTGCCCAGAGTATCTGCAGATCCATCAGAGGAGCGGACTTTTTCTATTACCTCCTGACCCGGTTCACCACTCCGGAAGAGATCTTCGGGCCATTGTCGATTAAATCCCTTGAGAATGATGAGTTTCGAAGAAAGACTGATGGGTGTCTTCCCGCCTCTCACATTGCATTCCTTGATGAAATATTCAAGGCAAACAGTTCTATCCTCAACAGCCTGCTCACCATCTTGAACGAGCGACAGTTTCACAACGGAACCGAGGTGATTGATACCCCGCTTCTGACGGTGTTCGGGGCATCGAATGAACTTCCTGAAGAAGACGAGAGCCTGGAAGCACTATACGACCGTTTTCTCTTCCGGTACGATGTCCGGTACATTCAGAATGAAGAGAATGTGAAAACACTGCTCTTCATGTCTGGTCCTGATTTTTCTCCCCTGACAACTCTCACCACAGAAAAGATCGCCTGGATCAGGGAGCAGTCCCGGTCTGTCCAGATTCCCGGGGAGGTGCAGGATATTATCCTCTCCCTGAAACGACATCTGGAACAGCGGGATTCAGAAGAAGGAGATGGATTCTGGGTATCTGACCGGCGGTGGAAGAAGATCACCGGGGTACTCAGGGTTGCCGCTGCCGCAAACGGGAATGGATCTATTGACCGGACTATGCTCCTTCTGCTCCAGCACCTGCTCTGGGATCTGCCAGAGCAGAAAGAAGAGATTCGAAACCTGATCATCGATCACCTGGTAACCGGGGGGACAGACACTGAACATCTGGAGGCAGGAATCCTGCATCTGCAACAGATGCTTACCAAAGGAGATGCGTTTGTTGAAGATGTCAGCTTGCCTGTCCCTGTTTTCGCTCATGATAGCGACGGAAACAATCAGAAGATTGTCTCATATGCTGATCTCGTAGCGGCATCAAAGGATGAAAAATGGTTCTATTTTACTGTTGAACTCTCTTTTTCAACCGGATATCCCTTCACTCAAATCATGGATATATTACAGAAGGAGTATCAGTTTTCTCCCAAAAAATCTCCGAATCCCGATAGGAAGGCTGTCTGCGAGGCAGAGTACGTGTATCTCATGGAACAGTTCCAGAGGTATCTCACTGCAGTCAGAGAGGGAGCCGTTCTCCTGAAACAGAACCTTGAGGCAAATATCTGGCTGACACGTTCAGACATTGATGAGGTGATCAGTGTCCAGCAGAATCGGCTTGCCCGGGTTCATCTGTTTGAAGAAAAGATGGACACCCTGACCCATGCCATCCGATCCTGA